Proteins from a single region of Chryseobacterium sp. W4I1:
- a CDS encoding GyrI-like domain-containing protein, which translates to MEEHRKRIIKAIRYIDNNLETALNLEKIAEVGMYSPYHFHRIFKLITGETLQSYIIRKKIEKSAFYLAVKKDIGIKDIYLELGFLDHSVFNKTFKKYYGVAPSVFRKSAPETFHKIVQTESKNGQVGAVFSQYICLVENLLNWTKMNLKIEVKEWPEMNLASVMSLGIVNVEPSFNVLIEWAKKRQLFPRENLKMISVYHDSFKVTPADKVRIHACMLLDKRLEEQNGIVFPETIDAGKFIVGSGEFTLDDFEQCWVSLFLWMNEHHYSMRKAFPFEIYHSNFKEHPEGKMIVDFCIPIH; encoded by the coding sequence ATGGAAGAACACAGGAAAAGGATCATCAAAGCGATCAGATATATTGATAATAACCTTGAAACCGCCCTTAATTTGGAAAAAATTGCCGAGGTCGGCATGTATTCCCCTTACCATTTCCATAGGATATTTAAGCTCATTACAGGCGAAACGCTCCAGAGTTATATCATCAGAAAGAAGATAGAAAAAAGCGCTTTTTACCTTGCTGTAAAGAAGGATATTGGGATAAAAGATATTTATCTTGAACTTGGATTTTTAGATCATTCTGTTTTCAATAAGACTTTTAAAAAATATTACGGAGTAGCTCCGTCTGTATTTAGGAAATCTGCGCCCGAAACTTTTCACAAGATTGTACAGACAGAAAGCAAGAATGGTCAAGTAGGTGCCGTTTTCAGCCAGTACATTTGCCTTGTCGAAAATCTTTTAAACTGGACAAAAATGAATTTAAAAATCGAAGTAAAAGAATGGCCGGAAATGAATCTGGCTTCTGTAATGAGCTTAGGAATTGTCAATGTGGAGCCTTCCTTTAATGTCCTCATAGAATGGGCAAAAAAGAGACAACTGTTTCCCCGAGAAAATCTAAAAATGATCTCTGTGTACCATGACAGTTTTAAAGTTACCCCGGCTGATAAGGTGAGAATTCATGCGTGCATGCTTCTTGATAAGAGACTGGAAGAGCAGAATGGAATCGTCTTTCCGGAAACCATTGATGCAGGAAAATTTATCGTAGGAAGTGGAGAGTTTACGCTTGATGATTTTGAACAATGCTGGGTTTCCCTGTTTTTATGGATGAATGAGCATCATTATTCCATGAGAAAAGCATTTCCGTTCGAGATTTATCATTCTAATTTCAAAGAACATCCGGAAGGCAAAATGATCGTGGATTTCTGTATACCTATTCACTAA
- a CDS encoding TonB-dependent receptor: MKTYGQKLLLLTTFLFFIAGYSQVKISGKVTFKSKGANEINITLKDTYDGATTDAQGNFSFETSEKGNHILTFTHPKYQDVEKTITIGDHDILVNAELKEQISEIDAVVVSAGSIEASDKKRATALLTPIDIYTTAGADGQISSALNYLPGVQKVGETEGLFIRGGTGTESKIFMDGSLINNYFSNSVPGIAGRDRFNTSLFKGNIFSSGGYSALYGQALSGALMLESVDLPDQSSYDFGISPIFLSAGFQKLSEDKNHSFGATLGYSLLSVMQKVFNFNTDFIDAPQGLNGDFNFRIKTKSGGIFKYYGMYDSNKMGVRTESQEPEYDFALVRLKGKNTYHNLSFKQKFGKYLLNAGTSYSYNRSDLNFSTETNDNESDRSKLLTVGNYINFKAVIERRINKISAVRAGFELNDTDEKLNFEPIQKHYKDLISSVFVETDLGFSNALSAKIGVRAENSSFLGKNNVAPRFALAYRLAKDWTTSFAYGLFYQNPESKYINGPSNLDFQKSQHYIFQVQRASEGRSLRFEAFYKKYDQLIKTFNVTPDKDQNQQVQTALNNNGYGFAKGLEVFWRDKKTFENIDYWISYSFLDSQRDFINYPVSLKPNFASSHTLSAVAKRFIPEWKLGVNLSYTYAKGRPYYDIATKTGNGNMVNYIRNEGQLKDYNALNLSFNYLPNLGKKDAKAFTVFVLSISNVLGSKNVYGYNFSQDGTRSSSVVPPVNTFVFIGAFISLGADKTQDAINNNL; this comes from the coding sequence ATGAAAACATACGGACAAAAACTCCTGCTTCTAACTACCTTTCTATTCTTTATCGCAGGATATTCCCAGGTGAAGATCTCAGGAAAGGTCACTTTTAAAAGCAAAGGAGCCAATGAAATCAATATTACCCTCAAAGACACCTACGATGGTGCTACCACCGATGCGCAAGGAAATTTCTCTTTTGAGACCTCAGAAAAAGGAAATCATATTCTCACCTTTACCCATCCAAAATACCAGGATGTTGAAAAAACAATTACGATTGGTGACCACGATATATTGGTAAATGCGGAATTGAAAGAACAGATCAGCGAGATCGATGCGGTAGTGGTTTCTGCAGGTTCCATTGAAGCCAGTGATAAAAAAAGAGCGACCGCCTTACTGACTCCTATTGATATTTACACCACGGCAGGGGCGGACGGGCAAATCTCTTCTGCTTTAAACTACCTTCCGGGTGTGCAGAAAGTAGGAGAAACAGAGGGATTATTTATCCGTGGAGGTACAGGAACAGAGTCTAAAATTTTCATGGATGGAAGTTTGATCAACAATTATTTCTCCAATTCAGTTCCCGGGATTGCAGGAAGAGATCGCTTCAATACTTCATTATTTAAAGGGAATATCTTTTCCAGTGGCGGATATTCTGCATTATATGGACAGGCTCTTTCCGGAGCCTTGATGCTGGAAAGTGTAGATCTTCCTGATCAGAGTTCCTATGATTTTGGTATTTCGCCTATCTTCTTAAGTGCAGGATTTCAGAAACTTAGTGAGGATAAGAATCATTCTTTTGGAGCGACTTTAGGTTATTCTCTTCTAAGCGTAATGCAGAAGGTCTTTAATTTTAATACTGATTTTATTGATGCTCCCCAAGGTTTAAACGGTGATTTTAATTTCAGAATAAAAACAAAATCGGGAGGAATTTTCAAGTATTACGGAATGTACGATTCCAATAAAATGGGAGTGAGAACGGAAAGCCAGGAGCCGGAATATGATTTCGCACTGGTAAGACTGAAAGGGAAAAATACCTACCATAACCTTTCTTTTAAGCAAAAGTTCGGAAAATACCTTCTGAATGCCGGAACTTCATACTCATACAATAGATCTGATCTTAATTTTTCTACGGAAACTAACGATAATGAATCAGATAGGTCTAAGCTGCTGACTGTAGGAAATTATATCAATTTTAAAGCGGTAATTGAGAGAAGAATCAACAAAATAAGTGCAGTAAGAGCTGGATTTGAACTGAATGACACTGATGAAAAGCTGAATTTTGAGCCGATACAGAAGCATTATAAAGACCTGATATCTTCAGTTTTTGTAGAAACGGATCTTGGTTTTAGCAATGCCTTATCTGCTAAAATAGGAGTGAGAGCAGAGAATTCATCTTTTTTAGGTAAAAATAATGTGGCTCCGCGTTTTGCACTGGCCTACCGCCTGGCCAAAGATTGGACAACTTCCTTTGCTTATGGACTATTTTATCAGAATCCGGAAAGTAAATACATCAATGGACCCTCAAACCTTGATTTTCAGAAATCACAGCATTATATTTTCCAGGTGCAGAGAGCATCGGAAGGAAGAAGCCTGCGTTTTGAAGCTTTTTATAAAAAATATGACCAATTGATCAAAACATTTAATGTTACGCCGGATAAAGACCAGAATCAGCAGGTACAGACGGCTTTAAATAATAACGGGTATGGCTTTGCCAAAGGATTGGAAGTATTCTGGCGAGACAAAAAGACGTTTGAAAACATCGATTACTGGATCAGTTATTCATTTCTGGATTCACAACGGGATTTCATCAATTATCCGGTGAGTCTAAAACCTAACTTTGCCTCCTCACATACACTTTCTGCCGTGGCTAAAAGATTTATTCCGGAATGGAAGCTTGGTGTTAATTTATCCTATACTTATGCAAAAGGCCGTCCTTATTACGACATCGCAACAAAAACGGGAAATGGCAATATGGTGAATTATATCAGAAATGAAGGACAGCTGAAAGATTATAATGCCTTAAACCTGAGCTTTAATTATCTGCCGAACCTGGGCAAAAAAGATGCAAAAGCCTTCACTGTTTTTGTCCTAAGTATTTCCAATGTTTTAGGATCTAAAAATGTGTACGGCTACAATTTCTCTCAGGACGGAACCAGAAGCTCATCCGTTGTCCCGCCAGTCAATACCTTTGTATTTATAGGAGCTTTCATCAGTTTGGGAGCAGATAAAACCCAGGATGCCATTAATAATAATTTATAA
- a CDS encoding 2TM domain-containing protein: METYDEDSIRYQQAKRKVERLSGFYRHLFFYIAVNAIIVLYNYKHLEAGESYFHFKNFFTATFWGIGIMAHAGVVLLPNLGFMKDWEEKKIRRLMDKNKKE; encoded by the coding sequence ATGGAAACTTATGATGAAGACAGTATCCGTTACCAGCAAGCTAAAAGAAAGGTTGAACGATTAAGTGGATTTTACAGACACTTATTCTTCTATATTGCTGTCAATGCAATAATCGTTCTCTATAACTACAAACATTTAGAAGCTGGAGAAAGCTACTTTCATTTCAAAAACTTCTTTACGGCAACATTTTGGGGAATAGGGATTATGGCTCATGCGGGCGTGGTTCTTTTACCCAATCTAGGATTTATGAAAGACTGGGAAGAAAAGAAAATCAGGAGGCTGATGGATAAAAATAAAAAGGAATAA
- the mnmA gene encoding tRNA 2-thiouridine(34) synthase MnmA, whose translation MKVVVGLSGGVDSSVTAYLLQQQGHEVVALFMRNWNDASVTLEDECPWIEDSNDALMVAQKLGIPFQVIDMSELYKERIVDYMFDEYQKGRTPNPDVLCNREVKFDVFMKTAMSLGADKVATGHYAQVNSSFDENGKEIFHLLAGKDNNKDQSYFLCQLSQDQLSKALFPIGELTKPQVREIAKEIGLVTADKKDSQGLCFIGKVSLPQFLQQQLVPKEGEIVEIFKDSPLFFMEKPEFSSKEEELEFLSRKIDYKKSDGKVIGKHQGAQFFTIGQSKGLGIGGHKESCFIISRDMENNIIFVGEGHSSPGLHKKALKIDNSELHWVREDMKLENGGSMEGMARFRYRQALQKAVLYQFENAAYIEFEEPQSAIAEGQFAAWYLDEELIGSGVIS comes from the coding sequence ATGAAAGTAGTAGTAGGATTATCCGGAGGTGTAGATTCCAGTGTTACAGCATATCTTCTGCAGCAGCAGGGACACGAGGTAGTAGCCTTGTTTATGAGAAACTGGAATGATGCTTCGGTAACGCTGGAGGATGAATGTCCCTGGATTGAGGACAGCAATGATGCCCTGATGGTTGCCCAGAAGCTGGGAATTCCGTTTCAGGTGATTGATATGAGTGAGCTTTATAAGGAGCGCATCGTAGATTATATGTTTGATGAATATCAGAAAGGAAGAACTCCGAATCCTGATGTTCTCTGCAACAGAGAAGTAAAATTTGATGTTTTTATGAAGACCGCGATGTCTCTGGGTGCCGATAAAGTAGCCACAGGACATTATGCTCAGGTGAATTCAAGTTTTGATGAAAACGGAAAGGAGATTTTCCATCTTTTAGCAGGAAAAGACAATAATAAAGACCAGTCTTATTTTCTATGTCAGCTGAGCCAGGATCAACTGTCAAAAGCATTGTTTCCTATTGGAGAACTGACAAAACCTCAAGTAAGGGAGATTGCAAAAGAGATAGGATTAGTTACGGCCGATAAAAAAGATTCTCAGGGCTTATGTTTTATCGGAAAAGTAAGTCTTCCGCAGTTTTTACAGCAGCAATTGGTTCCTAAAGAGGGTGAAATTGTAGAAATTTTTAAAGATTCACCATTATTTTTTATGGAAAAACCTGAATTTTCTTCGAAAGAAGAAGAGCTGGAATTTTTATCCCGAAAAATCGATTATAAAAAATCTGACGGAAAGGTGATCGGAAAACATCAGGGCGCGCAGTTTTTCACGATCGGACAAAGCAAGGGCCTTGGTATAGGCGGCCATAAAGAGAGCTGTTTTATCATCTCCAGAGACATGGAAAACAATATTATTTTTGTGGGTGAAGGCCATAGTTCTCCGGGACTGCACAAAAAAGCACTGAAAATTGATAATTCAGAACTTCACTGGGTTCGCGAGGATATGAAGCTTGAAAATGGAGGATCTATGGAAGGGATGGCGAGATTCAGATACAGGCAGGCGCTGCAAAAAGCTGTTCTTTATCAGTTTGAAAATGCTGCCTATATTGAATTTGAAGAGCCGCAGTCCGCTATTGCTGAAGGTCAGTTTGCTGCGTGGTATCTGGATGAGGAGCTGATCGGAAGCGGAGTTATTTCATAA
- a CDS encoding 2TM domain-containing protein — translation METLGYTKETLAYEKAAKRVKELKGFYGNLTSYCLVIPFLAVLNLLTAPDHLWFLWPMLGWGIGIATHAVNVFGIGKDWEEKKMKELMDQDTKKIKTL, via the coding sequence ATGGAAACATTAGGATACACAAAAGAGACATTAGCTTACGAGAAAGCAGCTAAAAGAGTAAAAGAACTGAAAGGATTCTATGGAAATCTTACCTCTTACTGCCTGGTCATTCCTTTCCTGGCTGTACTGAATCTTCTGACAGCTCCGGATCACTTATGGTTCTTATGGCCAATGCTGGGATGGGGAATAGGAATTGCAACCCATGCTGTGAACGTTTTCGGGATCGGAAAAGACTGGGAAGAAAAAAAAATGAAGGAACTGATGGATCAGGATACTAAAAAGATTAAAACATTATAA
- a CDS encoding 2TM domain-containing protein has product MDYNSAQERVHQLKKFYKSLLWFGIVAGIIFLDDIFETGKINFSLFDGSVILLIWGIFLTVKAVKLFLLDAEWENNIIEKEIKKGKKRIDF; this is encoded by the coding sequence ATGGATTACAATAGCGCACAAGAAAGAGTACATCAGCTGAAAAAATTTTACAAAAGCCTTCTTTGGTTTGGAATAGTTGCCGGAATTATATTTTTAGATGATATTTTTGAAACCGGGAAAATCAATTTTTCTTTATTTGATGGATCTGTTATTCTGTTGATTTGGGGGATTTTCTTAACGGTAAAGGCTGTAAAGCTCTTCCTTTTAGATGCAGAATGGGAAAATAATATTATTGAAAAAGAAATAAAAAAAGGTAAAAAGAGAATAGATTTTTAA
- a CDS encoding LytTR family DNA-binding domain-containing protein produces MIKTVIIEDEKPASRKLERMLSNFPEIEIVGKIESVEEGVAWFSENEHPQLIFSDIVLGDGLSFDIFEKIPTKGFIIYTTAFDQYTLKAFKLNSIDYLLKPILEEDLSGAVEKFKSFIPSNNTTGSEDIKQLIRKEKSTLSRVLVKIGYNLKIVQTPEISCFFSENKIVYLQTEDRIYPSDFTLDELEDVLEEKKFFRVNRQFIINSDFIKNIHTSPNYKVDLTFQPQEEITVSRDRVKDFKDWLVG; encoded by the coding sequence ATGATCAAGACTGTCATTATCGAAGATGAAAAACCGGCTTCAAGGAAATTAGAAAGAATGCTGAGTAATTTTCCTGAAATAGAAATAGTGGGAAAAATAGAATCAGTAGAAGAAGGCGTTGCCTGGTTTTCTGAAAATGAACATCCGCAGCTGATTTTTTCCGACATTGTTCTTGGAGATGGCCTTTCTTTTGATATTTTTGAGAAAATACCTACCAAAGGCTTTATCATTTATACCACAGCTTTTGATCAGTATACGCTGAAAGCTTTCAAACTGAACAGCATCGATTATCTTTTAAAGCCAATCCTGGAGGAAGATCTTTCGGGAGCAGTGGAAAAGTTCAAATCCTTTATCCCTTCCAATAATACAACAGGGTCTGAGGATATCAAACAACTCATCAGAAAAGAAAAATCTACACTTTCCAGGGTTTTGGTGAAGATAGGATATAACCTGAAAATTGTTCAGACCCCGGAAATAAGCTGCTTCTTCAGTGAAAATAAAATTGTCTATCTCCAGACGGAAGATAGAATCTATCCCTCAGATTTCACACTGGATGAGCTGGAAGATGTTCTTGAAGAAAAAAAGTTTTTCCGGGTCAACAGACAGTTTATCATCAATTCAGATTTTATAAAAAATATCCACACATCACCGAATTACAAGGTAGATCTGACATTTCAGCCGCAGGAAGAGATTACCGTGAGCCGTGACCGGGTGAAAGATTTTAAAGACTGGCTGGTGGGATGA
- a CDS encoding superoxide dismutase family protein: MKGQTLALLAGCAFLAASCCTTKTYAVNAKSGTQTGGTAKFTQKGEEVTMKLEVTNLTPGIHAVHIHEKGDCSAADGTSTGGHWNPAKDDHGKWGADHFHMGDIGNLTADQTGKAVLTFKTNKWCLGCTDESKNIIGKGLIVHAAADDFHTQPTGNAGGRVGCVEIK, encoded by the coding sequence ATGAAAGGACAAACATTAGCATTACTGGCAGGGTGTGCATTTTTAGCAGCTTCATGCTGCACGACAAAAACGTATGCCGTAAATGCCAAGAGCGGAACACAGACGGGCGGAACAGCCAAGTTTACCCAAAAAGGAGAAGAGGTAACCATGAAACTTGAAGTAACCAATCTTACTCCCGGCATTCATGCGGTACATATCCACGAAAAAGGTGACTGTTCTGCAGCCGACGGAACTTCTACAGGCGGACACTGGAATCCTGCTAAAGACGATCACGGAAAATGGGGCGCAGATCACTTCCACATGGGAGACATTGGCAACTTAACAGCTGACCAAACCGGAAAAGCAGTGCTTACTTTTAAAACAAATAAATGGTGCCTTGGCTGTACGGATGAATCTAAAAATATCATCGGAAAAGGCCTTATAGTGCATGCAGCAGCAGATGACTTCCATACTCAGCCTACAGGAAATGCAGGCGGAAGAGTGGGTTGTGTAGAAATTAAATAA
- a CDS encoding 2TM domain-containing protein — protein sequence MKRKGFIILLWVSLGTALFFFLFFTKEKTFHNFLITLLISTLYSFVLGFGNTFINDFLNKKFPWSETTGIRAALSVVSIIAGNFILVYFCNYINYVEIQKVATTETFFSKEYATTNWFMINIALLISAFLHAKSFMEEMKKNSRKEVVEQKLIAKSANAQFESLKNQLDPHFLFNSLNVLSALIDENPNQAQKFTASMSKIYRYVLEQKDKELVTVEDEIEFAKTYCNLLKTRFEDSVDFIFDVKKEEYRRYVVPLSLQLLLENCIKHNFATSSKPLVIKIFSDNDTLCIENNLQAREQMKESSGIGLANIVQRYALLTKKNVFIEKSEDYFKVKVPILSTKPNSISIKTEDDNGSYEKARKRVKELKSFYRNLISYCTVIPFLIIINLMTSPNDLWFYFPMLGWGIGVASHAFRVFGVGESWKEKKIREIMDKQKNRK from the coding sequence ATGAAACGAAAAGGATTTATAATTTTACTTTGGGTATCGTTGGGAACAGCGTTATTTTTCTTCTTATTTTTTACAAAAGAGAAGACCTTTCACAATTTTTTAATTACACTGCTCATCTCTACCTTGTATTCCTTTGTTTTGGGTTTTGGAAATACTTTTATTAATGATTTCCTTAACAAAAAGTTTCCCTGGTCTGAAACAACCGGGATAAGAGCCGCCTTAAGTGTAGTTTCTATCATTGCTGGAAATTTTATTCTGGTCTATTTCTGCAATTATATCAATTATGTCGAGATTCAGAAAGTGGCCACAACGGAAACATTTTTTTCTAAAGAATATGCCACGACAAACTGGTTCATGATCAATATAGCGCTTCTGATTTCAGCATTTCTGCATGCGAAAAGCTTTATGGAAGAGATGAAAAAAAATTCTCGGAAAGAAGTGGTAGAGCAGAAGCTGATTGCCAAGTCTGCTAACGCACAGTTTGAAAGCTTAAAAAACCAGCTGGATCCCCATTTTCTTTTCAATTCTTTAAATGTTTTAAGCGCATTGATTGATGAGAATCCCAACCAGGCTCAGAAGTTTACTGCTTCAATGTCAAAGATTTACCGTTATGTACTTGAGCAGAAAGACAAGGAACTGGTAACGGTGGAAGATGAGATTGAATTTGCAAAAACGTATTGTAATCTTTTAAAAACCAGGTTTGAAGACAGTGTTGACTTTATTTTTGATGTTAAAAAAGAAGAATACAGGAGATATGTTGTGCCGCTTTCGCTGCAGCTGCTTTTGGAAAACTGCATCAAACATAATTTTGCGACCTCTTCAAAACCTCTTGTCATTAAAATATTTTCGGATAATGACACACTTTGTATTGAAAACAATCTTCAGGCGAGAGAGCAGATGAAGGAAAGTTCCGGAATAGGACTGGCCAATATTGTTCAGCGGTATGCCCTGCTTACTAAAAAGAATGTTTTCATTGAAAAATCTGAAGATTATTTTAAAGTAAAAGTTCCGATACTTTCCACTAAGCCAAACTCTATCAGTATAAAAACAGAAGATGATAACGGATCTTATGAAAAGGCAAGAAAAAGAGTAAAAGAGCTGAAAAGTTTCTATCGAAATCTTATTTCTTACTGTACAGTTATTCCGTTTCTCATCATTATAAATCTGATGACTTCCCCAAATGATCTCTGGTTTTATTTTCCGATGTTGGGTTGGGGAATTGGGGTTGCCTCTCATGCATTTCGGGTTTTTGGGGTTGGAGAATCCTGGAAAGAAAAGAAGATCCGGGAAATTATGGATAAACAAAAAAACAGAAAATAA
- a CDS encoding isoprenylcysteine carboxylmethyltransferase family protein yields MNTLQILFSISMAAWLITEILYKNMLKSGKEDKKDKDKSTLNILWMAIPFSIAASVSTSYMTQFPITEDTWILYLGEAFIWIGIIFRFIIIKSLGKYFTVDVTIKENHQIKKEGFYKYLRHPSYSFSLLTSLGLGLYLNNWLSLILAFLPPFFAFLYRIKIEEQALMEQFGDEYLEYRKKTKKLIPFIY; encoded by the coding sequence ATGAACACACTCCAAATCCTGTTTTCCATCTCGATGGCCGCCTGGCTTATCACCGAGATCCTTTATAAAAATATGCTCAAATCCGGCAAAGAGGACAAGAAAGATAAAGACAAGTCTACTCTGAATATTTTATGGATGGCTATTCCGTTTTCTATTGCTGCTTCGGTGTCAACATCTTATATGACCCAGTTTCCTATTACAGAAGATACCTGGATTTTATATCTGGGAGAAGCTTTTATATGGATTGGAATTATTTTCAGGTTTATAATCATTAAGTCTTTAGGGAAATATTTTACTGTTGATGTGACGATAAAAGAGAATCATCAGATCAAAAAAGAAGGGTTCTATAAATACTTGAGACATCCTTCTTACTCATTTTCCCTGCTGACATCTTTAGGCTTAGGTCTTTATCTGAATAACTGGCTGTCACTTATCCTTGCTTTCTTACCGCCTTTTTTTGCGTTTTTATACAGGATAAAAATTGAAGAACAGGCTTTGATGGAGCAGTTTGGAGATGAATATCTGGAATACAGGAAAAAGACCAAAAAACTGATTCCTTTTATCTACTGA